Genomic window (Ailuropoda melanoleuca isolate Jingjing chromosome 7, ASM200744v2, whole genome shotgun sequence):
ggacctactgtgtgtcagaccCTGTTGTAGGCAGAGCTTGTACTCTAGCAGtagaagggaaataaatacacaaaacaaaaaatacatgagaTGAGCTGATGGAGATAAGTTAGAAACAGTGAGGGCAGTTTGGGGATCGTCTGTACTTGCTACTGGTACCAACAAACACTCCCATCAGGAATTAGGGGGTGAAGGGAAGATGAAGTATCTTCAGATGGAACTCCTTAACTGAGTTTGAACATCAGACTCTGTAGGACATAAGAATGTCTGTCTTTGGTTCTCTCTCTGCTGGGACCAAAACAGGCCCCTTGCCCGCCTCCCTGAATCTCTCCAGAGGCTGGGCattcaccttcctcccctccagatGTGCTGGCAGTAGAAATGCCAACCCCTCCCTTGGGGGGCCAGTGAACCCAGTGGTGACAGATCACTCTGAgcgaggctgcttctccctttctccgcTTGCGAGGGGAAAAACAGCCTTGGCCTCTGAGCCTGGCACCACCAGGTTTGGCCACTCTTGGTTGTTTGCCTGGGTCCCAGTGCCTCCAGTTCCCACCCCTCTTCTCTGACCCCCAACTCCTGAGCCTCTTGCCtgtcaccctcccccaccccagctgctgcATGTGCCAGCCCCCACCTAGGAGAGAACGAGGCTCTTGGAAGGGGATAAATGGAAGCTCTGTGCAGGCTTGCAGCTGAAATGGCCCTGCGCACGGCCACAGATgggcctcctctccccctccacatTTCTGCATCAACAAAGCGTGACCTTGTTTGGATGACAGTCGCCCCATGTTTCCCCCATGACAATGCTTGCCTTGCCTTTGCCTCCCAGTGGACTGTCTCAGGACATCTCTGTTCTCTGAAATTGAGAAAGGGTGGTGGGGTGGGAAGTGTCACATCCATCAAAAGTCTGTTAAGGCCTTCTCAGTTAAGATCCACGTGAAGCCTGAGATGGGAATCAGGAGACCCAGAAGAAGAAGCACTATGGGGCATTGAAAGAGCTCTGGTGTCCGCATCATAAGCCCCAGCTTCTGGACTTGGCTCTATGCAACTCTGCTGTCCCAGCTTCCCCTTGGCCAGGTGCTGGCGCACAGAATTGAACCAAGATCTGCCTTCAAGGGGCTTTCTGGCCTTTGGGcagtcttgttttctttctgccaAGGTTGCCGGGGCTGAGCAGAAACCAGCTGAAATTTAGATCCTGCTTCAGCCGctgcctgtgtgactttggacaagtcacttaaccgctccaggcctcagttttctccatCAGATGGAACTAATAATGtttgcctcccttcctccttacCTGGGATGCCCTgtggatgaaatgagatgaagaGTGTTCTTGTAAATGGCAAAGTTATTGCTAAGCCCAGTGGCGTCTCAGCCTCCAGCACAGCGGTGTGCCCACTAGGCCAGCAGGGAGTGGCACAAGCAGGGGCATTTCAGACCCTCCCCTGGCCAGAGGAAACCCCTCAACACACAGGGTCTCCATCGTGTCCGATGGTGGCTTCGCACCACTTGTGTAGATGGAAAGAGATTGAGGCTTAAAGTCATGTGCCCAAGGTCTGGGCATCAGGCAGAGGGGGAGTGTGGGCTCCCAGGCTTGTGCTCTGCACCCACGTGCTTGAGAAAGCAGAGGAGTAAAAATGAGTCTGCCAACGTGGGTGCATGGTCACGGTAGAAATTATTGACATCCTACTTGACCACATCAGGGAGTCACGTTGGAGAGTCAGTCACATACTGGTGGTACTCGAGCTGCCCCTGAGCCTCGGTCTCTGCGTCTCTTGGGCTTCTAGTGTCAGCCCCCTCCTCAGTTTTCAGTCTTGGCTAGGTTTCCGCAGGAGCTCACCTGGctctttctctggctttcctTTGCAGAGGCGGTGCGGAGCTCCTTTTCGACGGCATAAAGAAGCATCAGGTCACCTTACCTGGACAGGAGGAGCCCTGTGAGTATGCGCTTTCCGAGCCCCTCTCCGGGGGCCGCGGAGCAGGAGTCTAAGGGGTCACTCAGCCCTGTTCAAGAGGGCCCGGGGAGGATTTCCCTGgccagtgggagggaggagagtaaGGAAGAGACATCACCAGAGTGCCCTTCCCCCCCATGCTCTCCAGGATGAGCCAGCtctgcaggaggggcaggagggaggtagCTGGCTTCGAGAAGAGGTAACTTGCGGGAATCCAGCTGCGCAAATACCAGTATAGCCTTGAGGCAGGGGCCTGGGTATCACAACCCCAGAGGTGCTCTGCCGCCCTAGCAGTGGGTCCTCACAGGAGCAGAACGCTCAGGAGTGGGAGCCTATCTATTTCGGGTCGGCGGGGGCGCGGGGTGGTGGTGGAATTAATCCTAGGAGGAGACAGGGGACTGGGGTTCATGGAAATGCTCAGTTGAGAAATGGTCGTGAAGTCTGACAGGGTTCTTCTGGAACTGGACACATCTGTTGGGAATCAATTGCCCAAATTCACTGGCTTCCAAGGCTGGCTGTGACCCTCCCTTAGGTTGGAGAGCAATGGCATAGGTTAGGTCTGTGTGCCGCATTCCAAGGCAGGGGACATTCACCAAAGCACAGGATGCTGCCATCCTGAAACTGGAAGTGGCTGTGAAGCTGGGGTGAAATGTCAGGACTGGGGGACAGTGTGAGGCCCCAGTGGGGGGAAGACCCAGGAAGATAAAGGTGACTGTTTCTTAGTTTGACAGATGGCCACACAGCCTCGGGAGGGAACAAGGGGCTCTCAGAAGAAGCCTCTCAGAGATTCAGCCTTAAAGACCTGGCTGGGAAGTTAGTAAAGTCTCATGAGTTGTGATTCATTTGCCCTGCATCGGCATGGCACGGACGTCCACAGGGTTAGTGATTCCAGTCCCCCTTATTCGTCCGTTGGCCAAATGGTTACCATGTGCCGGAGCTGGAAGTACTCACTCTGTGGTTGTGGTTGGCTCGTCTTGTTCTCATGCCTCCTTTGTATCAGGCACTGGACTAGTTGCTGGGTGTTTGGTGGTGAGCAGTACAGATGCGGTTCTTGCCCTACATGGAGTGTAGCGGAGGTGGAAGCAGGCAGCAAACCAGGAAACACCTAATATAAACTGGACAGTGGTGGGTATTGGCATGAGGAGAGCAAACGGGTGCTCTGAAGGAGAGCGTGTGGGACGGGAGGGCCTCTAAGGAGTGACTTTGAGGTGAAGGCCTCAAAGGTAAAAAGCAGCCAGCCTGGTAAgttgggagggagagcagagaggtgcGGGGGGCCCATTCCAGGCGGAGGGGGTAGCTCTTGTGAGAGCCTCTTGGTCACATGCCTCAGGGTGGTCCAGGTACTGAAGAAAGGCCAGTGTGATGAGGACCACAGGCTGAGTTTGGTGTGGTAGGCACAACCCCCGTTGGTTGTGCAAATAATTGTCACAAATTCTTAGGTGGTAGCTGCCATTATTATTCcgattttaaaaactggaaacccCAACTCAGAGATGTCAAGGGTCTTCGTCCATaccatatgattatttaaatggcagagctgggatttagaACCAGACTTCAGGGTCTCCAAAGTCCTTGCATGGTGCCACAAACTCCCTGAGTCACATGCCATCTCACACCTGCAGTGTATGTTCTGGTTTCTAcactttcattccttccttccttccttcctccctctctccctccctccctccctccctcccttccttcctcagctACTTACTTTGATTTTTGTAAGGACCCCAGTAGATATTATATATGATCAAGGAAACCAAacctcagagagagaaagacagtgaccTGTCCAGAGTTGTCTAAGTAGGGGGGCTGGGCTAAGACCCGGGTATTTGATCTCTCATCCTCCGTCCACTGCTTAGCAGGTAGATGGGGCCTACCCTCCCCTCTCTGGGATGGCAGAAAAGCAAGCAGGGAAGAGAAGCTGAAATGGCCCCTTGACTCAGTCTTTGGACCTTTGGCTATGGATCTCCACCCCTGGTTCCCATTTTTGCCCTGCTGCGCCCAGAGGCGTAGGTCACACCGCAGCCACAGAGCCTGCTGGCAGCTGCCAGGCATTACCCTGGCACACAGGAGCCCAGCGGGTGCCGCCGGCAGAGTCTCACTCTTCCCCCCAGCCCGTGCCCAGCTCTGTCGATTGGCAGCCTTCCCAGCCCAGGGGCTGCCACTTGGCCAAGCAGGTCTTGGAGACTCCAGCAGAGAAAATAGCAACCATAAGATTATGGATTGTGACAAGTCTCACAAACAAGGGGACTCCAGGGCCCTGGGTCCCGGGCCAGGGGAGAGCTTCCAACCCAGCCAACTTGGGAAAAGAGAATGGGCAAGGCCAAAGGGGGTGAGCCTGCAAGAGGAGTCCTGGCAGTATGCATTTGCAGATCATTTACTTCCGTGGGCCTcttttttcccatctgtgaagtgggaggtTGGGCTAGATTTAGTCTTTATTGAGCTGGTTACCCACTGGACATCCACAGTTTGGCAAAGTTGCTTCCAGATCTGAACACACAGTTCTGGGCATCAGGATGTGTGGTTGGTGAGAAGTATGCTTATCGAGGGGGCCGCCCTAACAGCCATCTCTGTGGAACAGGCCATCTCCTTGATTGGCAGGGGTGGATGGGCACCATCGGTTTGGGACACTGTGGCCACTGGGGGCTGGCTTTTATGCATCAAGGGTCTCTTCAGTGCAGGGCCCCCAGCCCGTGGTTGGTCAGTGGCCTGGAGCAAACCCAAAATGTCAGGGGAGACAGACTGTCCCCATGTGGGCCTTACCTGCCCTGGTCCCCAGGAGGAGACACTAGGCCTcacctttccctgcccctctgcctctgccctgccttTGTATTACAGGGTGGCCGGccagggagctggaggggagcTCCCGGCGCTTTAAACTGCTTAGCATGCATTTCACAGCCTCTCTGGGGCCAGCTGttcctttctctgctctggggCCTGTTTGCTGATCCCCTCCCAAcgccctcctctcccccaacccctcccagtCCCTGTGcaaaattgcttttgaaaagaTCCACTTTCTGCTTAATTAAACAATGAGGAGCGTCCCCTGCACATCTGTAAACCTCCTTCTGAGGCCAGTTTAGCCCACAAACTGCTCCATTCTTACCCCCATTCACTTGTAAATGGACCCTCTGATGTTCCCTCtaccctctcttctcctttactccccccatccctgctctttcttctcccttttcaacTAAGGCCTGGGGTGGGCTCCCAGAAGAGCCTGGTGGACTTGGTGGGAACTGGAGCGGTTTAACCTTATGGAGGAGAAGACTTAGGGGATCCAGCTCTCCCAGATCTCAGTGGCGTGGGGAAGAGAGGCTGCTTTTGTTGGTGTGGGCCCCATGGACCAACCAGGCTTCTTGAGGGGAGTGTCAGGAAGACAGATTTCTGGTTAGGAGAAAAGTTCTTCCTGGAGGTGATCAAAGAGAGGCTGGATGTGGGTCTGTTGGAGTTGGGGTTCATTATCAGATAAGACCTTGGGATTGTTCTCTTTCAGCCCAAGAAGCTAGGGTGGACACCAGTGGAGGGACCCTGCCACAGTGGATGGTCCGTGTCCCCAGACAAGGACAGTGCACTGGGGCAAGCTTTTGTAGGCGCTAAGATTCGTGTGCGTGGTGCCCCTTTGCCAGCAGCCTGCAGGAACGGGCTCTGGCAGCCAAGAGGAGAAGGAGCCCTGAGTCGCTGTGGGCAAATGGACGTTGTCCTGGGTGTTGGACACTCCCCAGGGCCTGCTGCTACCTTATGCCTGAATGCTCACAGCAGTGCTTTGGGGTTTGGATTGCTGTCCCCCTTTGTCAGAGGCTGACACTGAGACTAAGAGGCGAGGTGACTTCTTGCCCAGGGCATCTAGCAGCAGCCCAGGGTCTCCCGGCTCCATACCCCAACTGAACCACCCTGCCCCAGAGCAGCAGCTCCCACTCCTGCTCTTCCCCAAATGTGCGGGCCAGGCTTCATCACTGGAGACCTGGTATCAGGTGCTCACCCAGCGCCGGCATTCTGGCCCCCACAGCCTCAGAACGTGAGTCCTTCCACCTGGGTTGTCTTGGAAGCACGCAAGGGGTCTGAACATCTGACGTGGAGGgaagagggcacctggctggctcagtcagcagagcatcgaactcttgatcttgtggtcgtgagttcaagctcacgttgggtatagaggttacttaaaaaagaaacaaaacgatttttacaaataataaaataaaatggaggaagGCCAGTGTCTGGGGCCCGCTCACCCTTCCCAGTCCCCCCCATCCCCTCATTGCCTCTCACGCTTCTGATGGCAAGGTCATAGGTCCCCCCGGAAAGCCCCAGCCAGTCCCAGCGTGCTACCCCATGAGTGCTGGATTGTACTCTACCCGCCAGGCTGTCCAAGCTCATCCCCAGGGGGCCGGGGCCTGAGCAGAGCAGGCAGAAGCTCAGGATgctgggagaaggcagagggtaCCGGTTTTCCCTCTGGATCACAGCATGATCATGGCACAGATGTGCCAGAAGCTTTACATGGATCGTCTCATTcggtcctcacaacagccctatgggGCGTTCTTACCATTCCCACTTCCCAAGGAAGGAAGCCGAGGCTCGGAGAACCCCACAGCCAAGGTCATAGGACCAGGACGTAATGGCTCAAACTCAGAACCAGGACTATCTCCGttctcagcctctcctccccactctgcaGCTGTCCACATGTCCGCAAACATCTCAGGCAGGTTCTGTGTGCAGCACTCTGCTGTGTGGTCTGGGCCACCGCCGGGTCCTCAGGACACACTGAGGTTCATAACAGTCGTGCCGTGCATTTGAGCTGCTCTTGATACTGCGCATCACCAGAGAAACATGGAGCACAGGCCCTGACAGCGTGGGTTCTGTACCCACGGAGCACACCTGGGGTTCACGAGGAGGAAGAGGCCTCTTCCAGAGCAGACCCGTCTCAAGGCCCCTGCATGGTCTGGCCTCCTCTCCTGCTGATCATGTCTTCTCTGTTCTGTCATCTTGAACCTGCCAATTCCATCTTGCCTCAGGTCTTCGTATATGTTCCTTCTTCTGCCTGGGGCGCTTCCCCATCCTGCCCTACTCATCCTTCAGGCCTCAGCATCAACGGGAACATCTCAGAAAAGGTTTCCTGCCCCCGCACTAAGGAGATAGCATTTATTGCAACTAATTCCGTCAGTGTGCCCGTCTCCCCTGCTGGCTTGTTAACTCCCTGAGGGTGCGCTCTGTGTCCACCGTCTTcctagcacctggcacatagtagttgctcaataaatatttgtcttgtGAATGACTGCATGGGATCCCAGGAAAGAAACCACCCTCCATGGAAGTGGGAAGGCAGGAGGACCTGGAGGGGAAGGTGAGCGGGAGATTCCCTAGAGACACCAGTCCCTGACTCTGCTTAACCCGTCCTCCTCCCCTGGGCGCCTTTGGAAGCCGACCATCTGGCTTGGAGCTATTTGCATATTGTCTGGGCCTCAGCAAGCCTAGCAAGATGTCCCTGGGGGTGTGTTGCAGGCCAGGCCGAGTGGCCCTTGCAAGGCCTCCCCGCAAAGGGAGCAGTGagtcccacctctccccacccccaaatccagGCATGGGGGAACAATACGGCGACCTCACCATGGAAACAGGCTATCAAGAAtgtgggcaggcctggggggcgcagaggagggagggagtgaccTCCACTAAGAGGAGCATCATGATAAATGAGCCCGAACCGACAGCAGACTCACCCCCGTCCACCCCTCTGGGACTCCATGATGGTGCCATCACTTGGATGACCCTGACATGACACtagccctcccccctccccccagcctatCCCAAGTGGAGCAGAAGCCCCCTCCTCTTGGGGGGGAGTCTGGGCCCTTGACCCGACTGGGTCCTGGTTCTGTACAGGCCACCAGGACTGTGGAGGTGCAGCCGGTGGCCCTTGGGCCAGGCACTGCCCAGTGCCTCTCAGCTCCTCCACACACAGGCACAGCCCCGCCTGCCACACTGGCTGATGGATGTGTCAGACCCCAACGGCTGTATCGAGCGGCCGCAAGATATATGGGCTGGCGGCCCACCAGACAGGGCCAAGATGGAGGCTGAGGGGGAACCTCGGGAGCCAGGCCGAGGGGGGGTGAGCCCAGCCGGGAGTCCAAATGGACTGCAGCTAGTCGGAGGCTACACTCCGCATCCCCTGCCTGCTCCAGGGACCGTGCAGATGCCAGTCTGCTTTGTTTAAAAGCAAGAATTACAACTGAAAGGCAGCAGCCTCAGGTCTTGGACACTTTGCCCATGGCCCCGTGCTCTGCTGGCGGACGATCCAGGGAAGTTGGCTCGGAGCAGAGGGAACGGGTCCATCCCGGGTGTAGCCTGCCTGCCCTTCAGGAGCGTGGCATGCAGGTCAGGGAGAATGCCTGAAAACCCTGCCCAAGGCTGGTTCTGTGATGGACACGCTGCTGGGCCGAGACTGGGGCAGAGCGGGGCTTCTTGTCCAAGCAGCCTTTCCCTCATCTGCAGGTCAGGGCTGTCACTTTGTGCAGAGAAACCAAGGCGCTGCCTGGACCCTTCTCCAGCTTCGCCCCTGAGCTCTGCTCAGGCGTGGGTCCAGGACGGCGGACCCCTCGGAGACTAAGTCAGGATGGAGTTGGCTAGCCCCAAGCCCTACCAACTTCCCGGAGACTAGCTGTCTCCCCAGGGCCTTCAGTCCTCAAATGGTCTTGGGGAGAGAAGGGACTCCCGCAGCCTCAGGACACCGTCTGTTGGGGGAATGGACAGGTGAAAGCCATAGGCTTTGAGGAGTTTATGGAGCCAGATTTCAGTGTGCTGTGGCCTGGGACCCTGTTCCTAGGAAAGGAGAGGTGATCCAGGGGCCAGGTGGCTCTCAGCCTCCACATGGTGTGCACAGAGCTCAGTggctgtcccaggaccccagagtgGCAGATCTCAGTGTCCAAGCTGAGCAGGAGAGGCCCTTTCGATCCTGAAGCTCTTGCCTCTTCAGGGTGgctgtccccagccctggggggCTCTGTGAAGGTGGGGGTAGCGGGGCATTGATGTGTCAGCGGCTCTGGCTGGTGAAGGATCCTTCTCTCCGTCTGCCAGAGGAAATTAACTGATGTTATCGGCTCAGcaattgtttttcttccctcacAAAGGGAAATATATGCAGACCCCTCTGAGAGCAAAGCTGAGTCCTCCCCATCTGGGACTGGCTGGACAGAGAAGGGTGGAGGGGGTCCTTCAGGGCCCTTCAGAAGCCTGTCTGTCTTGAGGCCCCCTCGCCTCTTTAAGCCTTGAGCGGCACCCCTTGCTCCGAAGGCCTCTCTGGCAGGGCGCCGGCCCCCTAACCCCCTTCCTCACCTTAGGAATCTCTAAGTCCAGGGGCCACAAGAGCCTGGTCTAAAGAGGCCCCCTAAGCCCCATGTTCACTTCCTTCTGATCCAGGCAAGGCTCTGGGGGCCGGAAATCGTGGGGGTTTGACAAGAACTTGTTCTGTGCCTTCCTCTCTAGGGGACATCCGGAACCTCCTTGTCTGGATCAAGAAGAATTTGCTGAAAGAGCGGCCAGAGTTGTTCATCCAGGGAGACAGCGTGTAagtccctttcttccctccctgaggagggcaggcgggggcgggggaaggagcTTTGAGCCCCTGTCCTTGGGTTCACCTGCAGCCTTCTCGGGGTCCTGTTCTCCCCTTTATCCTCCCTccgtctctgggcctcagctacTCTCTCCATACAGGAAGCACCCTTTCATCCCTGGACAATCTGGGACTGTGGTTGTCCCATAGAACTTTCTGTGGTGATGGAAGCGTTGGGTATTCTGTGCTGTCCAGTGTCGTAGCTCCTAAGCACACGAGTCTGTTGAGCCCTAGAAGTGTCGTCAGTGCCTCATCGATACCGTGCTGGTGGGCACAGGTCTAGAACTCCAGGGAGTCACCGTGCCCCTGTGTACACACGCAggtgcgcacgcgcacacacacacacacgtgcacgtgcgTGCTCATGAGGGTGAGCACACCCCTGCCCCTAGCCCAGAGCTTCTGGACCTGTCCCAGACCTAGCCCGGCCTCCTGGGAAAAGAGCCACGCTCCATGTGCCAAGAAGTCGCTCTGCTTCTACAAGAAGGCGGCCTGATGTGTAAGAGAGGTGGGCAAGGCACGTGTGGGACCCAGTCGTCATGCCCTTGAAGCAGAGGtcaccagcagccctgggggctAAGGCTGCCGTTCAAGccctggctcaggtcacggtccagTGGTCACGGAGGCCACTTCCCAAGGACAGTAGTGCTCCTTGAGCTGCTGCCAGCAGGGGCCAGGCAGGTACCTGTCCAGATGTCAACCTCCCCTATCTGACAGCAGGCAGGGCTGCTCTCGGGCGTGTGGGTGCTTGAGGCCCCAGGCAGCCTTCCCTGGTTCTGAAGAGCCAAGATAGGCGCCTCTCCAGGATGGGCCTGTGGGAGGCCCAGGAAAGTGAGGTGAGACCCCTGGAAAAGTAAGCTGCTGCCCGTGGTTACTGGGATAGACACAGGCAGGCAGGCGCCTGACACGCATCATCCC
Coding sequences:
- the URM1 gene encoding ubiquitin-related modifier 1, coding for MAAPLSVEVEFGGGAELLFDGIKKHQVTLPGQEEPWDIRNLLVWIKKNLLKERPELFIQGDSVRPGILVLVNDADWELLGELDYQLQDQDSVLFISTLHGG